One Camelina sativa cultivar DH55 chromosome 3, Cs, whole genome shotgun sequence genomic window carries:
- the LOC104777056 gene encoding pentatricopeptide repeat-containing protein At1g09900-like isoform X2 codes for MLNLRVHRILRRPLIRFSPCSISNDDASFSTTSSKNPVFSHVPEIGGVSHREDEHLGELRQLGFVKSSALNATSVGEAELGEIRNPRFDEIDELGEDEEEEEEEELDDDDNDEDGGTSGEERVAVLKSVRKIPQSREDVGRFDVEEDESRHPLVREIGRLIGLRSSWNPKHEAQMRNLLRSLKPSQVCAVIRSQDDERVALKFFYWADRQWRYRHDHMVYYSMLEVLSKTKLCQGARRVLVLMKRRGIYRSPTAFSFVMVSYCRAGQLRDALKVLTLMQRAGVEPDLLICNTTIDVFLRANRLEKALRFLERMQVVGIVPNVVTYNCMIRGYCDLHRVEEAIELLEDMPSKGCLPDKVSYYTIMGYLCKEKRIVEVRNLMKKMAKEHGLVPDQVTYNTLIHMLTKHDHADEALWFLNDADEKGFRIDKVGYSAIVHALCKEGRMSEAKDLINEMLSKGHCPPDVVTYTTVVNGFCRLGEIDKAKKLLQVMHTHGHKPNTVSYTALLNGMCRTGKSLEAREMMNMSEEHWWSPNSITYSVIMHGLRREGKLSESCDVVKEMVLKGFFPGPVEINLLLQSLCRDGRTHEARKLMEECLNKGCAINVVNFTTVIHGLCQNDELDAALSVLDDMYLINKHADVFIYTTLVDALGKKGRISEATELMKKMLHKGIDPTPVTYRTVIHRYCQMGKVDDLVAILEKMILRQKCRTVYNQVIEKLCGLGKLEEADKLLGKVLRTASIADAKTCYVLMEGYLKKGVPLSAYKVACRMFNRNLIPDVKICEKLSKRLVREGAGNDNYMLLYILLLSHNLQIQNEGTRLSLR; via the exons ATGTTGAATTTAAGGGTTCATCGGATTCTTCGTAGACCCTTAATTCGATTTTCACCTTGCTCAATCTCTAACGATGATGCATCTTTCTCGACAACTTCGTCGAAAAATCCTGTCTTTAGTCATGTTCCGGAGATAGGAGGAGTTTCTCATCGAGAAGATGAACATTTAGGAGAGTTGAGGCAATTGGGTTTCGTAAAGTCATCAGCTTTGAATGCTACGAGCGTTGGTGAAGCTGAATTAGGAGAGATTCGAAACCCTAGGTTTGATGAGATAGATGAATtgggagaagatgaagaagaagaagaagaagaagaactagatgatgatgataatgatgaagatGGTGGAACAAGTGGCGAAGAGCGTGTCGCTGTTCTGAAATCGGTTAGGAAGATCCCTCAGTCACGAGAAGACGTTGGTAGATTCgatgtggaagaagatgaatctaGGCATCCTTTGGTGAGAGAGATAGGTAGGTTAATTGGTCTCAGGTCATCTTGGAACCCAAAGCATGAAGCTCAGATGAGGAATCTTCTGAGGAGTCTTAAACCATCACAAGTCTGCGCTGTTATACGCTCACAAGACGATGAACGTGTTGCTCTTAAGTTCTTCTACTGGGCGGATCGTCAATGGCGGTATAGGCATGATCACATGGTGTATTACTCCATGCTTGAGGTTCTTAGTAAGACTAAACTGTGTCAAGGTGCTAGGAGAGTTCTCGTTCTGATGAAGCGTAGAGGTATATATCGAAGCCCTACAGCGTTTTCGTTTGTAATGGTATCATATTGTAGGGCTGGTCAGCTGAGAGATGCGTTGAAGGTGTTGACTCTTATGCAGAGAGCTGGTGTTGAACCTGACTTGTTGATTTGCAATACGACTATTGATGTTTTCTTGAGAGCGAATAGGTTGGAGAAAGCTTTACGGTTTCTAGAACGTATGCAGGTTGTTGGTATAGTGCCGAATGTGGTGACTTATAATTGTATGATCAGAGGTTATTGTGACTTGCATCGAGTTGAGGAGGCAATTGAACTACTAGAGGATATGCCTAGTAAAGGATGTTTGCCGGACAAAGTTAGTTACTATACCATAATGGGCTATCTTTGTAAAGAAAAAcggattgtggaagtgaggaacttgatgaagaagatggcgAAAGAGCATGGTTTGGTGCCGGATCAAGTCACTTACAATACTCTAATTCATATGCTCACAAAACATGACCATGCAGATGAGGCTCTTTGGTTTCTAAACGATGCTGATGAAAAAGGTTTTCGGATTGACAAGGTGGGTTATAGTGCTATAGTTCATGCATTGTGCAAAGAGGGAAGAATGTCTGAGGCTAAAGATCTTATTAATGAAATGCTGTCGAAAGGACATTGTCCACCTGATGTAGTAACTTATACTACAGTTGTCAATGGCTTCTGTCGTTTGGGTGAGATCGACAAAGCTAAAAAGCTTCTTCAGGTTATGCACACACATGGACATAAACCAAATACTGTGTCATACACAGCTCTGTTAAATGGGATGTGCCGAACAGGGAAATCATTAGAAGCAAGAGAAATGATGAACATGAGCGAAGAGCACtggtggagtccgaattccattACTTACAGCGTAATTATGCATGGGTTGCGAAGGGAAGGGAAACTGTCTGAGTCCTGTGATGTGGTAAAAGAGATGGTACTAAAAGGTTTTTTCCCTGGCCCAGTTGAGATCAACTTATTGCTCCAGAGCCTTTGTCGGGATGGGAGAACTCACGAGGCCAGAAAACTCATGGAGGAGTGTCTGAACAAGGGTTGTGCTATTAATGTCGTGAATTTCACTACAGTGATTCATGGTTTATGTCAGAACGATGAGCTAGATGCTGCTCTCTCAGTGCTTGATGACATGTACCTGATCAACAAACACGCAGATGTCTTTATATATACTACTTTAGTTGATGCGTTAGGAAAAAAAGGTAGAATATCAGAAGCAACGGAACTTATGAAGAAGATGCTTCATAAAGGTATAGATCCTACCCCTGTTACATATAGGACTGTCATCCATCGATACTGCCAAATGGGAAAAGTTGATGATCTTGTGGCTATATTGGAGAAGATGATATTGAGGCAGAAATGCAGGACGGTTTATAATCAAGTCATTGAGAAGCTTTGTGGTCTGGGAAAGCTCGAGGAGGCAGACAAACTTTTGGGAAAGGTTCTGAGGACAGCTTCAATAGCTGATGCTAAGACATGTTACGTACTTATGGAAGGCTATCTTAAGAAAGGTGTGCCTCTGTCAGCATATAAAGTGGCCTGTCGGATGTTTAACCGCAATCTGATACCTGATGTTAAGATATGTGAGAAGCTTAGCAAAAGACTGGTTCGAGA AGGTGCTGGAAATGATAACTACATGCTGTTGTATATTTTGCTTCTTAGTCACAACCTCCAGATCCAAAACGAAGGAACTAGGCTCTCACTCCGTTAG
- the LOC104777056 gene encoding pentatricopeptide repeat-containing protein At1g09900-like isoform X1 — MLNLRVHRILRRPLIRFSPCSISNDDASFSTTSSKNPVFSHVPEIGGVSHREDEHLGELRQLGFVKSSALNATSVGEAELGEIRNPRFDEIDELGEDEEEEEEEELDDDDNDEDGGTSGEERVAVLKSVRKIPQSREDVGRFDVEEDESRHPLVREIGRLIGLRSSWNPKHEAQMRNLLRSLKPSQVCAVIRSQDDERVALKFFYWADRQWRYRHDHMVYYSMLEVLSKTKLCQGARRVLVLMKRRGIYRSPTAFSFVMVSYCRAGQLRDALKVLTLMQRAGVEPDLLICNTTIDVFLRANRLEKALRFLERMQVVGIVPNVVTYNCMIRGYCDLHRVEEAIELLEDMPSKGCLPDKVSYYTIMGYLCKEKRIVEVRNLMKKMAKEHGLVPDQVTYNTLIHMLTKHDHADEALWFLNDADEKGFRIDKVGYSAIVHALCKEGRMSEAKDLINEMLSKGHCPPDVVTYTTVVNGFCRLGEIDKAKKLLQVMHTHGHKPNTVSYTALLNGMCRTGKSLEAREMMNMSEEHWWSPNSITYSVIMHGLRREGKLSESCDVVKEMVLKGFFPGPVEINLLLQSLCRDGRTHEARKLMEECLNKGCAINVVNFTTVIHGLCQNDELDAALSVLDDMYLINKHADVFIYTTLVDALGKKGRISEATELMKKMLHKGIDPTPVTYRTVIHRYCQMGKVDDLVAILEKMILRQKCRTVYNQVIEKLCGLGKLEEADKLLGKVLRTASIADAKTCYVLMEGYLKKGVPLSAYKVACRMFNRNLIPDVKICEKLSKRLVRDNKVEEADQLMLRLVERGHISPQSSKPSMVYHNLQIQNEGTRLSLR; from the exons ATGTTGAATTTAAGGGTTCATCGGATTCTTCGTAGACCCTTAATTCGATTTTCACCTTGCTCAATCTCTAACGATGATGCATCTTTCTCGACAACTTCGTCGAAAAATCCTGTCTTTAGTCATGTTCCGGAGATAGGAGGAGTTTCTCATCGAGAAGATGAACATTTAGGAGAGTTGAGGCAATTGGGTTTCGTAAAGTCATCAGCTTTGAATGCTACGAGCGTTGGTGAAGCTGAATTAGGAGAGATTCGAAACCCTAGGTTTGATGAGATAGATGAATtgggagaagatgaagaagaagaagaagaagaagaactagatgatgatgataatgatgaagatGGTGGAACAAGTGGCGAAGAGCGTGTCGCTGTTCTGAAATCGGTTAGGAAGATCCCTCAGTCACGAGAAGACGTTGGTAGATTCgatgtggaagaagatgaatctaGGCATCCTTTGGTGAGAGAGATAGGTAGGTTAATTGGTCTCAGGTCATCTTGGAACCCAAAGCATGAAGCTCAGATGAGGAATCTTCTGAGGAGTCTTAAACCATCACAAGTCTGCGCTGTTATACGCTCACAAGACGATGAACGTGTTGCTCTTAAGTTCTTCTACTGGGCGGATCGTCAATGGCGGTATAGGCATGATCACATGGTGTATTACTCCATGCTTGAGGTTCTTAGTAAGACTAAACTGTGTCAAGGTGCTAGGAGAGTTCTCGTTCTGATGAAGCGTAGAGGTATATATCGAAGCCCTACAGCGTTTTCGTTTGTAATGGTATCATATTGTAGGGCTGGTCAGCTGAGAGATGCGTTGAAGGTGTTGACTCTTATGCAGAGAGCTGGTGTTGAACCTGACTTGTTGATTTGCAATACGACTATTGATGTTTTCTTGAGAGCGAATAGGTTGGAGAAAGCTTTACGGTTTCTAGAACGTATGCAGGTTGTTGGTATAGTGCCGAATGTGGTGACTTATAATTGTATGATCAGAGGTTATTGTGACTTGCATCGAGTTGAGGAGGCAATTGAACTACTAGAGGATATGCCTAGTAAAGGATGTTTGCCGGACAAAGTTAGTTACTATACCATAATGGGCTATCTTTGTAAAGAAAAAcggattgtggaagtgaggaacttgatgaagaagatggcgAAAGAGCATGGTTTGGTGCCGGATCAAGTCACTTACAATACTCTAATTCATATGCTCACAAAACATGACCATGCAGATGAGGCTCTTTGGTTTCTAAACGATGCTGATGAAAAAGGTTTTCGGATTGACAAGGTGGGTTATAGTGCTATAGTTCATGCATTGTGCAAAGAGGGAAGAATGTCTGAGGCTAAAGATCTTATTAATGAAATGCTGTCGAAAGGACATTGTCCACCTGATGTAGTAACTTATACTACAGTTGTCAATGGCTTCTGTCGTTTGGGTGAGATCGACAAAGCTAAAAAGCTTCTTCAGGTTATGCACACACATGGACATAAACCAAATACTGTGTCATACACAGCTCTGTTAAATGGGATGTGCCGAACAGGGAAATCATTAGAAGCAAGAGAAATGATGAACATGAGCGAAGAGCACtggtggagtccgaattccattACTTACAGCGTAATTATGCATGGGTTGCGAAGGGAAGGGAAACTGTCTGAGTCCTGTGATGTGGTAAAAGAGATGGTACTAAAAGGTTTTTTCCCTGGCCCAGTTGAGATCAACTTATTGCTCCAGAGCCTTTGTCGGGATGGGAGAACTCACGAGGCCAGAAAACTCATGGAGGAGTGTCTGAACAAGGGTTGTGCTATTAATGTCGTGAATTTCACTACAGTGATTCATGGTTTATGTCAGAACGATGAGCTAGATGCTGCTCTCTCAGTGCTTGATGACATGTACCTGATCAACAAACACGCAGATGTCTTTATATATACTACTTTAGTTGATGCGTTAGGAAAAAAAGGTAGAATATCAGAAGCAACGGAACTTATGAAGAAGATGCTTCATAAAGGTATAGATCCTACCCCTGTTACATATAGGACTGTCATCCATCGATACTGCCAAATGGGAAAAGTTGATGATCTTGTGGCTATATTGGAGAAGATGATATTGAGGCAGAAATGCAGGACGGTTTATAATCAAGTCATTGAGAAGCTTTGTGGTCTGGGAAAGCTCGAGGAGGCAGACAAACTTTTGGGAAAGGTTCTGAGGACAGCTTCAATAGCTGATGCTAAGACATGTTACGTACTTATGGAAGGCTATCTTAAGAAAGGTGTGCCTCTGTCAGCATATAAAGTGGCCTGTCGGATGTTTAACCGCAATCTGATACCTGATGTTAAGATATGTGAGAAGCTTAGCAAAAGACTGGTTCGAGACAATAAAGTAGAGGAGGCAGATCAGCTGATGCTACGTTTGGTTGAGCGTGGTCATATATCACCCCAGTCCTCAAAACCGTCAATGGTCTA TCACAACCTCCAGATCCAAAACGAAGGAACTAGGCTCTCACTCCGTTAG